In the genome of Terriglobales bacterium, the window CATACCGTTCAGCATCCGGGAACCCACCTTAAGGAATATCAGATCGCGACCGAAGTTTTCGGGCGGCCGGCAGCCTTCGACCCTCAGGCCGACTCGACCGTGCGAGTGCAGGTCGGCAGACTTCGCCAGAAATTGCAGGAGTATTACCACACGGAAGGTGTCGGCGACGTGCTCCAGGTTGAACTGCCGAAAGGGTCGTACGCTCTGGAGATTCATCGCGCTCCAGCAAACGTGGAGAAACGCACTATCGCTGCGGCTGCGCCTTCACGAGTTCTTCAGGAGTCGGACCGGGAAAAGAATAAGTGGGCTGCGGCGGTGTTCGTGCTCTCTCTGCTGTTGGCAGGAGCAATCGTGCTGCTGCTACTGCAACGAGCCTCTTTCAGCCGCGGCGCGTCGGCACAGGCAGCAGAGAACGACTCCCCGCCGGCGTTTCGCGTCTTCTGGAAGGCGTTCGCGTCCAGCTCTGACGAGCCATGGGTAATCTTCAGCAACGCAGCCTTCGTTGGACGTCCCGAGACGGGCATGCGCTATCGCGATCCTGTACGCGATGTAAACGCCAAAGTTCTCGATCACTACACCGGAGTGGGCGAGGTTTTGGCGATTCACCAGCTTGATGGCGTCTTTGCTCAGCTCCATCGTCAGATCCTGGTGAAGCGCGGCAGCCTGCTCTCTCTCGACGACGTTAAGAACAACAATCTGATCTTTGTTGGATCGCCGGCGGAGAACCTGACTTTGCGTGATATTCCAAGCACGCAGGAGTTCGTGTTTCAACGCATGACTTCCGGACCACGCAAAGGCGATCTGGGTATCGTGAATGTTCATCCGGAGGCCGATGAGCAGCGCGTCTTCTTCGGCACACCGAACAATCTGACTCTTAGCGACGACTACTCAGTCATTGCACTCGAGCGCGGATTGAATCCGGCACGATCAGTGATGATTCTTGCAGGCACGACTACGCTGGGCACGCAAGCAGCAGTCGAGTTCGTCTGCCGCCAAAGTTCGGTTGAGCAACTGTTGCTGCGGCTTGCAGTTTCACCGAACGGAGAACCGGAACCATTTGAAGCCGTCCTTCATGTGAAAGTCACGCGCGGTGTGCCGATTGAGAGTGAGCTGGTGGCGTTGAGGAAGCAGCAGTAGAGAAGAACAGGGGACAGGTTACAGGGCACAGGGAACAGGGGATGAAGAATAGGGGGAAGGTTACAGGGGACAGGGAACAGGGGCTTCGCAGCCGCGAGAAGCTTGGCTTCTCCCTATTCCCTGTAACCTGTTCCCGCCCCTCTATTTCTCCACCAACTTCCGCGCAATCTCTAACTGTTTCTCTGATCCCGCTTTATCTCCCCTGCGCGCGAGCGCAGCGGCTAGCTGCTGGTGGGCGGGAGCGTACGAGGAATCTGCCTTGATGCCGGCCTCAAACTGTGAAATCGCCCCCTCTACGTCGCCGACATTCATCAGACGCATTCCCGAATTGGTATCGAAGACTGCAGCCTGGCGCGTCATTTTTTGCTGCACCATCTCAGCTCCAAGTTTCGCTTCAACTTCCGCCCCCGCCGTGTCACCCTGCTGCCGCAGCACTGCAGCGAGCGTCGTGTGGGCACCGGCAAAGTCAGGCTGCAGGCGCAGAGCCTGGTGAAGCGCCTGGACCGATTCAGCCAGTTTGCCTGCCTGCTTGTACACAGTTCCGAGCGTGTAGTATGCCTCCGCATAATCCGGCTTCATACGGACGACATCGCGTAGCTCAGTGATCGCCTCGTCGAACTTCCCAGTCTGCCAATAAATAATTCCCAACGTGTAGTGCGGATCAGGAAGCTGCGAATCCAGCTCTACGCTTTTCTGCAGTTCTGTGATTGACTTCGCGAGGTCATCCTTCAGCTTGTAGGCGAGTCCCAAGTTGTAGTGGAGTTCGGCATTGTTCGGTGTGATTGCTATTCCTTGCTTATACTGCTCGATTGCCGAATCAAAGTCGGACTTCTGTAGATACACCGCGCCAAGGTTGTTACGGTAGCTGCTATCTTTCGGGGCGAGCGCAATTGCAGCTTGAAACTCTTTGATCGCTTC includes:
- a CDS encoding helix-turn-helix domain-containing protein, with translation MSSNSVSVTEKDQLLTEVEKIATSSVLQNSESLCRLLRYLARHTVQHPGTHLKEYQIATEVFGRPAAFDPQADSTVRVQVGRLRQKLQEYYHTEGVGDVLQVELPKGSYALEIHRAPANVEKRTIAAAAPSRVLQESDREKNKWAAAVFVLSLLLAGAIVLLLLQRASFSRGASAQAAENDSPPAFRVFWKAFASSSDEPWVIFSNAAFVGRPETGMRYRDPVRDVNAKVLDHYTGVGEVLAIHQLDGVFAQLHRQILVKRGSLLSLDDVKNNNLIFVGSPAENLTLRDIPSTQEFVFQRMTSGPRKGDLGIVNVHPEADEQRVFFGTPNNLTLSDDYSVIALERGLNPARSVMILAGTTTLGTQAAVEFVCRQSSVEQLLLRLAVSPNGEPEPFEAVLHVKVTRGVPIESELVALRKQQ